In Desulfobotulus pelophilus, the following proteins share a genomic window:
- a CDS encoding Smr/MutS family protein: MKISLWQRIVQVICFWKKEGISSQPAGKIRKKRARRKKQRKSSLEKKKPASLSSVCEDGSLREERSFSEQKKPDIPAGPEPVDLPLKTREKKKKFRRHSISEVRGEKKEKIPLLDEDADLFVLMGGDPVKEGPVQEPDLPEQEILGDIQQQETVLLWPPAERMLDLHGMTTAQAAVRMRSAILSARMEGIAVLRIVTGKGLHSKGGNAVLREYAEEFLSQMQRNGEIRMFRWEGRTRSKSGAVLVRLSGMGLD; the protein is encoded by the coding sequence ATGAAAATCTCTCTATGGCAGCGTATTGTACAGGTGATCTGTTTCTGGAAAAAGGAAGGCATTTCTTCCCAACCCGCCGGAAAGATCAGAAAAAAGAGAGCACGGAGAAAAAAACAGAGAAAATCTTCTTTAGAAAAAAAGAAACCAGCATCGTTATCGTCGGTTTGTGAAGATGGAAGCCTCCGTGAAGAGCGTTCTTTTTCTGAACAGAAGAAGCCTGATATACCTGCTGGCCCGGAACCGGTGGACCTGCCTCTGAAAACCCGGGAAAAAAAGAAGAAATTCAGGCGTCATTCTATTTCGGAAGTTCGTGGCGAGAAAAAAGAAAAAATCCCCCTGCTGGATGAGGATGCCGATCTTTTTGTACTGATGGGGGGAGATCCTGTGAAAGAAGGGCCGGTGCAAGAACCGGATTTGCCGGAGCAGGAGATTCTGGGTGACATACAGCAGCAAGAAACCGTTCTACTATGGCCACCTGCGGAAAGAATGCTCGATCTCCACGGCATGACAACGGCTCAGGCGGCTGTTCGCATGCGGTCTGCCATTCTTTCGGCCCGAATGGAAGGCATAGCCGTGCTGCGTATTGTTACGGGCAAGGGGCTGCATTCCAAAGGGGGAAATGCGGTGCTGAGGGAGTATGCGGAAGAGTTTTTGTCTCAGATGCAGCGGAATGGCGAGATCCGGATGTTCCGGTGGGAAGGCAGGACCAGGAGTAAAAGTGGTGCTGTGCTGGTACGGTTGTCCGGTATGGGGCTGGATTAA
- the trhA gene encoding PAQR family membrane homeostasis protein TrhA — protein sequence MVTRAQETFNCYSHLAGGVAAVAGTICLIPVAASSAAGLATALIYGLSVTFLFFASALYHAFKEEENEVSFWRKMDRLAIFFMIAGTYTPISYFCLEGGWRWGMIGLQWGFVAFGFITQVFFPRAPRTFYAGIYLAMGWTAVFPMNQVLGNMTSLQVTLLFAGGFAFTLGGLIYALKRPRMVPGVFGFHELFHVMVLLGGVFHYGMIYHIYFTV from the coding sequence ATGGTAACAAGGGCACAGGAAACCTTTAACTGCTATTCCCATCTTGCAGGTGGTGTTGCCGCTGTTGCGGGAACAATCTGCCTGATTCCCGTGGCAGCATCCTCTGCAGCAGGACTGGCCACAGCGCTGATTTACGGCTTGTCCGTAACCTTTCTTTTTTTTGCCAGTGCTCTTTACCATGCGTTCAAAGAGGAGGAAAATGAAGTTTCTTTCTGGAGGAAAATGGACCGACTGGCCATTTTTTTTATGATTGCAGGGACCTATACGCCCATTTCCTACTTCTGTCTGGAAGGAGGCTGGCGCTGGGGCATGATTGGACTTCAGTGGGGATTTGTGGCCTTTGGGTTTATAACGCAGGTTTTTTTTCCAAGGGCACCGCGGACATTTTATGCAGGTATTTATCTTGCTATGGGCTGGACAGCGGTTTTTCCTATGAATCAGGTGCTGGGCAACATGACCTCCCTGCAGGTGACCCTGTTATTTGCCGGTGGTTTTGCCTTTACTCTGGGCGGTCTGATCTATGCTTTGAAGCGTCCCCGTATGGTGCCCGGTGTGTTCGGTTTCCATGAACTTTTTCATGTTATGGTTCTTCTGGGGGGAGTTTTTCACTATGGAATGATTTATCATATTTATTTCACAGTATAA
- a CDS encoding BCCT family transporter, with protein sequence MDDKSLDKIEPDGEVSPIDTDYQVGQDNVVIKIGRYGFDIHNPVFGISGVLILLFVVITLIFQAHAEPVFSSLRGWLTSNLSWFFISAGNVFVLVCLGLIVSPLGRVRIGGTEASPDFSYLGWFSMLFAAGMGIGLMFYGVSEPLSHFSSAYAGTSMEGGLRTDWAPLGGAAGDVLAAERLGMAATIYHWALHPWAIYSVLALGLALFAFNKGLPLTIRSIFYPLLGERIWGWPGHLIDILAIIATLFGLATSLGLGASQAAAGLGYLFNLPSGVTTQVLLVIGITVVALASVIAGLTAGVQRLSQINMVLAASLLLFVILAGPTLAIITGFFANLAAYLEYLPALANPVGRADSNFAEGWTSFYWAWWISWSPFVGMFIARVSRGRTVREFLVSVLLIPSAACVLWMTVFGSTAISQFVRQGYTAAAEAALPLQLFAMLDMLPLAQISSFIAIVLVIIFFVTSSDSGSLVIDTISAGGKVESPTPQRVFWCTFEGLVAMALLLGGGLVALQAMAVSTGLPFTVVLLVGCWALIKGLATEPRPKKKG encoded by the coding sequence ATGGATGATAAGAGTCTGGATAAAATAGAACCGGATGGAGAGGTTTCCCCCATTGATACCGATTATCAGGTGGGGCAGGACAATGTGGTGATCAAAATCGGGCGGTATGGTTTTGATATTCACAACCCTGTTTTCGGGATATCCGGTGTGCTGATTCTTTTATTTGTGGTTATCACCCTGATATTTCAAGCCCATGCAGAGCCGGTTTTCAGCAGTCTGCGTGGGTGGTTGACATCGAACCTGTCCTGGTTTTTTATTTCAGCCGGTAATGTTTTTGTGCTGGTATGCCTTGGTCTGATCGTTTCACCTCTGGGTCGCGTACGTATCGGCGGTACGGAGGCCAGTCCGGATTTTTCTTACCTTGGCTGGTTTTCCATGCTTTTTGCCGCAGGTATGGGTATCGGCCTCATGTTTTACGGTGTGTCGGAACCCCTGTCTCACTTTAGCAGCGCCTATGCCGGTACCAGTATGGAAGGCGGGCTTCGAACGGACTGGGCACCGCTGGGTGGAGCCGCAGGTGACGTCCTGGCTGCGGAGCGGCTGGGGATGGCTGCAACCATTTATCACTGGGCTCTGCATCCATGGGCCATTTATTCCGTTCTGGCTCTGGGGCTTGCTTTGTTTGCTTTTAACAAAGGGCTCCCGCTGACAATACGGTCCATATTTTATCCCCTGCTGGGAGAGCGTATCTGGGGCTGGCCGGGTCATCTGATTGATATTCTGGCCATCATTGCAACCCTTTTTGGTCTGGCCACTTCCCTCGGCCTGGGTGCTTCTCAGGCAGCAGCCGGGCTGGGTTATCTTTTTAACCTGCCATCCGGTGTCACTACCCAGGTTCTTCTGGTCATTGGCATAACGGTGGTGGCCCTGGCATCGGTTATTGCCGGGCTAACGGCCGGGGTACAGCGTTTATCGCAGATCAACATGGTCTTGGCCGCTTCGTTGCTGCTGTTTGTGATTCTGGCAGGCCCTACCCTTGCCATTATCACCGGTTTTTTTGCCAACCTTGCTGCCTATTTGGAGTATCTGCCTGCTCTGGCCAATCCGGTTGGTCGTGCGGACAGTAATTTTGCGGAAGGATGGACATCCTTTTACTGGGCATGGTGGATATCCTGGTCGCCTTTTGTGGGGATGTTCATTGCCCGGGTTTCAAGGGGGCGGACAGTGAGGGAGTTTCTTGTTTCTGTTCTGCTGATTCCATCGGCTGCCTGTGTGCTGTGGATGACGGTGTTTGGCAGTACGGCCATCAGCCAGTTTGTCAGACAAGGATACACAGCCGCAGCGGAAGCAGCTCTGCCTCTGCAGCTTTTTGCCATGCTGGATATGCTGCCTCTGGCACAGATTTCTTCTTTTATCGCTATCGTACTGGTGATTATTTTTTTCGTTACCTCTTCGGATTCGGGCTCCCTTGTCATTGACACGATTTCTGCAGGGGGCAAGGTTGAATCGCCTACACCGCAGCGGGTTTTCTGGTGTACATTTGAAGGGCTGGTAGCCATGGCCCTTCTCCTTGGTGGCGGGCTCGTTGCCCTGCAGGCCATGGCCGTATCTACGGGACTTCCGTTTACGGTGGTCCTGCTGGTCGGGTGCTGGGCTCTGATTAAAGGGCTTGCTACGGAACCAAGGCCCAAAAAGAAGGGATGA